One segment of Neisseria mucosa DNA contains the following:
- a CDS encoding FxsA family protein, with protein sequence MQYFGIGFLVLIFLEIMSIVWVADWIGGGWTLFVMAVSFISGIFMLRHTGISGLLLAGAAVRSGQNISLYQMLWPIRYTAAAVFLLSPGFISTAVALLLLIPFKGNTPVSSAQSFQSRQTYGSAKDDEDIIEGEYTVTRTGKADKPQDYIEHKPD encoded by the coding sequence ATGCAGTATTTTGGAATCGGTTTTTTGGTTTTAATCTTTTTGGAAATCATGTCCATCGTCTGGGTTGCCGACTGGATAGGCGGCGGCTGGACGCTGTTTGTGATGGCCGTCAGCTTTATCAGCGGTATCTTTATGCTGCGCCATACCGGCATTTCCGGCCTTTTGCTCGCAGGCGCTGCCGTCCGCAGCGGCCAAAACATTTCCCTCTATCAAATGCTATGGCCGATTCGCTATACCGCCGCCGCGGTTTTCCTGCTCAGCCCCGGTTTTATTTCAACCGCCGTCGCCCTGCTCTTGCTGATTCCGTTTAAAGGCAATACGCCCGTTTCTTCTGCACAGTCTTTCCAAAGCCGTCAGACTTACGGCTCAGCCAAAGATGATGAAGACATTATCGAAGGCGAATACACGGTTACGCGCACCGGCAAAGCCGATAAACCGCAAGACTATATCGAGCACAAACCCGATTGA
- the trpA gene encoding tryptophan synthase subunit alpha, with the protein MSRIQQTFSALNGAKALIPYITVGDPNLETTLALMHSLVANGADILELGVPFSDPMADGPTIQRAAERALANHVSLHDVLETVRLFRQTNDKTPIVLMGYLNPVHKMGYQAFAQAAADAGVDGVLTVDSPVETITPLHDSLKAQGIDCIFLIAPTTTEERIQTIAKVAGGFVYYVSLKGVTGAASLDTEEVSRKIELLRKYIDIPIGVGFGINNAESARKIGAVADAVIVGSRIVKEIESHAGSEAEAVGVLVKELKDAIR; encoded by the coding sequence ATGAGCAGAATCCAACAAACTTTCTCAGCGCTCAATGGCGCAAAAGCACTGATTCCTTATATTACGGTGGGTGATCCCAACCTTGAGACGACCTTGGCATTGATGCACAGCCTGGTGGCTAACGGTGCCGATATTTTGGAACTGGGTGTGCCGTTTTCTGACCCGATGGCGGATGGTCCGACCATTCAGCGTGCGGCCGAAAGGGCGTTGGCAAATCATGTTTCTTTGCACGACGTATTGGAAACAGTACGTTTGTTCCGCCAAACCAATGATAAAACGCCGATTGTGTTAATGGGCTATTTGAACCCAGTACATAAAATGGGTTATCAAGCGTTTGCACAAGCGGCTGCCGACGCGGGTGTAGATGGCGTGTTGACTGTGGATTCTCCGGTAGAAACCATTACCCCGCTGCATGACTCGTTGAAAGCGCAAGGTATTGATTGTATTTTCCTTATTGCGCCGACAACAACTGAAGAGCGTATTCAAACGATTGCCAAAGTAGCTGGTGGCTTTGTGTATTATGTATCGCTCAAAGGTGTAACCGGTGCGGCAAGTTTGGATACTGAAGAAGTTTCGCGTAAAATAGAGCTTTTGCGCAAATATATTGATATTCCGATCGGTGTCGGCTTCGGCATTAATAATGCGGAGAGTGCGCGTAAGATTGGCGCGGTAGCGGATGCCGTTATTGTCGGCAGCCGTATCGTCAAAGAGATTGAAAGCCACGCAGGTAGCGAGGCCGAAGCGGTAGGCGTGTTGGTTAAAGAGTTGAAAGACGCGATTCGCTAA
- the accD gene encoding acetyl-CoA carboxylase, carboxyltransferase subunit beta, with protein MSWLDKILPPKIKNRSSSSSVPEGLWHKCPSCSATVYSTELKQNSEVCPKCNHHNPLSARERLNLLLDEEGREEIAANIKPTDPLKFKDSKKYPDRLAAARKATGEDDALVVMKGTMNGLPVVVAAFEFRFIGGSMGSVVGERFVQGVRRAVADNCSFICVAASGGARMQEGVNSLMQMTKTSAALHLLTEKRLPFISVLTDPTMGGVSASFAFLGDVVLAEPNALIGFAGPRVIEQTVRETLPEGFQRAEFLLEKGAIDQIVDRRSMKKRISDLITLLRHEDKVTAA; from the coding sequence ATGAGCTGGCTAGATAAAATTCTTCCTCCGAAAATTAAAAACCGAAGCAGTTCGTCCAGCGTCCCTGAAGGCCTGTGGCACAAATGTCCGTCTTGTTCAGCAACGGTTTATTCAACCGAGTTGAAGCAAAACAGCGAAGTCTGCCCGAAATGTAATCACCACAATCCGCTTTCTGCGCGTGAACGTTTGAATCTGCTTTTGGATGAAGAAGGCCGTGAAGAGATTGCAGCCAATATTAAACCGACCGACCCGCTGAAATTCAAAGACAGTAAAAAATATCCCGACCGCCTCGCGGCTGCGCGTAAAGCAACCGGCGAAGACGATGCATTGGTCGTTATGAAAGGCACCATGAACGGCCTGCCTGTCGTGGTGGCTGCGTTTGAATTCCGTTTTATCGGCGGCTCTATGGGCTCGGTCGTGGGCGAGCGTTTCGTTCAGGGTGTACGTCGTGCCGTTGCAGATAATTGTTCGTTTATTTGTGTGGCGGCTTCTGGTGGTGCGCGTATGCAGGAAGGGGTCAACTCTTTGATGCAGATGACGAAGACCAGCGCGGCTTTGCATTTGCTGACTGAAAAACGTCTGCCGTTTATTTCCGTATTGACCGACCCGACCATGGGCGGCGTGTCTGCCAGCTTTGCTTTCTTGGGTGATGTGGTTTTGGCAGAACCGAATGCGCTGATTGGTTTTGCCGGTCCGCGCGTTATCGAGCAGACTGTACGTGAAACCTTGCCGGAAGGTTTCCAACGTGCAGAATTCTTGTTAGAGAAGGGCGCAATTGACCAAATCGTCGATCGCCGTTCCATGAAAAAACGTATCAGCGATTTGATTACCTTGTTGCGTCATGAGGACAAAGTAACCGCTGCTTGA
- the rpsU gene encoding 30S ribosomal protein S21, whose protein sequence is MPAIRVKENEPFEVAMRRFKRAVEKTGLLTELRAREAYEKPTTERKRKKAAAAKRLQKRLRSQQLPPKMY, encoded by the coding sequence ATGCCAGCTATTCGTGTTAAAGAGAATGAACCATTTGAAGTTGCCATGCGTCGTTTCAAACGTGCCGTAGAAAAAACCGGTCTGTTGACCGAACTGCGCGCCCGTGAAGCGTACGAAAAACCAACTACCGAACGCAAACGCAAAAAAGCTGCTGCAGCAAAACGTCTGCAAAAACGTCTGCGCAGCCAACAACTGCCTCCTAAAATGTACTAA
- the pheS gene encoding phenylalanine--tRNA ligase subunit alpha, with product MENVNRIVAEGIAAIEAAQDFNALEQIKARYLGKTGELTGLLKTLGQMSPEERKTIGAHINECKNQFQTAFNAKRDALNEAKLQAQLAAEALDITLPGRAQEHGGLHPVTLTLQRVVELFHGMGFEVADGPEIEDDFHNFQALNIPANHPARAMQDTFYVENGDVLRTHTSPIQIRYMLDKKEPPIRIIAPGRVYRVDSDATHSPMFHQAEGLWVEEGVTFADLKAVFTDFIRRFFERDDLQVRFRPSFFPFTEPSAEIDIMGENGKWLEVGGCGMVHPNVLKNVNIDPEKYTGLAFGIGLDRFAMLRYNVNDLRLFFDNDLNFLKQFK from the coding sequence ATGGAAAATGTAAACCGTATCGTTGCAGAAGGTATTGCCGCTATTGAAGCCGCGCAAGACTTCAATGCCTTAGAACAAATTAAAGCACGCTATCTTGGTAAAACCGGCGAATTGACCGGACTTTTGAAAACTTTGGGTCAAATGTCTCCTGAAGAGCGTAAAACCATAGGCGCGCACATCAACGAATGCAAAAATCAGTTTCAGACGGCCTTTAATGCCAAACGCGATGCCCTGAATGAAGCCAAGCTGCAAGCCCAATTGGCTGCAGAAGCCTTGGATATTACTTTGCCGGGCCGTGCACAAGAGCATGGCGGTTTGCATCCAGTGACTTTAACTTTGCAACGAGTGGTTGAGCTGTTTCACGGTATGGGTTTCGAAGTGGCGGACGGCCCTGAAATCGAAGACGATTTCCACAATTTCCAAGCCTTGAATATTCCTGCAAATCACCCCGCACGTGCGATGCAAGATACCTTCTATGTTGAAAACGGCGACGTTTTACGCACACACACTTCGCCTATTCAAATCCGCTATATGCTCGACAAAAAAGAGCCGCCTATCCGCATTATTGCTCCCGGTCGCGTTTACCGCGTGGACAGTGATGCCACTCACTCGCCTATGTTCCATCAGGCCGAAGGTTTGTGGGTAGAAGAGGGCGTAACTTTTGCCGACTTGAAAGCAGTGTTCACTGATTTTATCCGTCGTTTCTTTGAACGCGATGACCTACAAGTACGTTTCCGTCCGTCTTTCTTCCCGTTCACCGAGCCTTCTGCCGAAATTGACATCATGGGCGAAAACGGCAAATGGTTGGAAGTCGGCGGTTGCGGTATGGTACATCCTAACGTGTTGAAAAACGTTAATATCGACCCTGAAAAATATACCGGTTTAGCTTTCGGTATCGGTCTCGACCGTTTTGCCATGTTGCGCTACAACGTCAATGACCTGCGCTTGTTCTTCGATAACGATTTGAACTTCTTGAAGCAGTTTAAATAA
- a CDS encoding polyamine aminopropyltransferase: MMNAHRTLIISVFIVASCGLAYELIIAALASYLLGDSILQFSSVIGLYLFSMGIGAHLTQYIKDKDVLHRFIEIELLVGIIGGISALALFVAFGLSAAPFRTLLYAFVLIVGAVVGMEIPLVMRVLNQKGAEFKELVSKVLTFDYLGALAVSLLFPLLLAPKLGMARSALLFGIFNAAVAYLTARVFKAELPRYRAIRLRALIVLSILAIIFAYADRISFKAEQSYFGDPVVYQSHSPYQRLVVTRWKDDTRLYINGNLQFSSRDEARYHEALVLPAMQMVPNAERVLILGGGDGLAAREVLKYPQVKNVTLVDLDPDMTATFKTSATLSALNQGSLSHPKMHVVNDDAAKWLEGSSEKFDVIIIDLPDPSNFSLGKLYSVPMYRLVARHLEPQGKIVVQSTSPYFAPNAYWSVVATLEAAKLNTAPYHVYVPSFGEWGFVLAGFDQNFPIPQKFDVPTRYLNAQTAAEMFRFPPDMARRKVEANYLNNQILVSYFESDWNNVMR; this comes from the coding sequence ATCATGAATGCCCACCGCACCCTCATCATCTCTGTTTTTATCGTCGCCAGCTGCGGCCTCGCTTACGAGCTCATCATTGCCGCGCTCGCAAGCTATCTTTTGGGCGACAGTATTTTGCAGTTTTCCTCCGTCATCGGGCTTTATCTTTTCTCGATGGGCATAGGCGCGCACCTGACCCAATACATCAAAGATAAAGACGTGTTGCACCGATTTATCGAAATCGAACTTCTGGTCGGCATCATCGGCGGTATTTCCGCGCTGGCATTATTTGTGGCCTTCGGTTTATCCGCCGCACCGTTCCGCACCCTGCTCTACGCTTTTGTGCTGATTGTCGGCGCGGTTGTCGGTATGGAAATCCCGTTGGTCATGCGCGTGTTAAACCAAAAAGGGGCGGAATTTAAAGAACTCGTTTCCAAAGTATTGACCTTCGATTACTTGGGCGCACTTGCCGTCTCGTTATTATTTCCGCTCCTGCTCGCCCCCAAACTCGGCATGGCGCGTTCCGCCCTCTTGTTCGGCATTTTCAACGCCGCCGTCGCCTATCTGACCGCGCGCGTGTTTAAAGCCGAACTGCCACGCTACCGAGCCATCCGCCTGCGTGCGCTGATTGTCTTGTCCATCCTCGCCATCATCTTCGCCTACGCCGACCGCATTTCCTTCAAAGCCGAACAAAGCTATTTCGGCGATCCCGTCGTTTATCAAAGCCACTCGCCCTACCAGCGGCTCGTCGTGACCCGCTGGAAAGACGACACCCGCCTCTACATCAACGGCAACCTGCAATTCTCCTCACGCGACGAAGCCCGTTACCACGAAGCTCTCGTTCTGCCCGCCATGCAGATGGTTCCCAATGCCGAACGCGTCCTGATTCTCGGCGGCGGTGACGGATTGGCGGCACGCGAAGTCTTGAAATATCCGCAAGTCAAAAATGTTACTTTGGTCGATCTCGACCCCGACATGACCGCCACTTTTAAAACCTCCGCCACCTTAAGCGCACTCAACCAAGGTTCGCTGTCCCACCCCAAAATGCACGTCGTCAACGACGATGCCGCCAAATGGCTGGAAGGGTCGTCTGAAAAATTCGACGTCATCATCATCGACCTGCCCGATCCCTCCAATTTCTCGCTGGGCAAACTCTACTCCGTCCCCATGTACCGCCTCGTCGCCCGCCATCTCGAGCCGCAGGGCAAGATTGTTGTGCAATCGACTTCGCCTTATTTCGCACCCAATGCCTACTGGTCGGTCGTCGCCACCCTCGAAGCGGCCAAGCTGAATACCGCGCCCTATCATGTTTACGTCCCCTCCTTTGGCGAATGGGGATTTGTGCTGGCAGGGTTTGACCAAAACTTCCCCATTCCGCAAAAATTCGACGTCCCCACGCGTTATCTGAACGCCCAAACCGCCGCCGAAATGTTCCGCTTTCCGCCCGATATGGCAAGGCGCAAGGTTGAAGCAAATTATTTGAACAACCAAATCCTCGTCAGCTATTTTGAAAGCGATTGGAACAATGTGATGCGATAG
- a CDS encoding GatB/YqeY domain-containing protein: MSLKTQLTEDMKTAMRAKDQVSLSTIRLINAAIKQFEVDERTEADDAKVISILTKMVKQRKDSAKIYTEAGRQDLADKENAEIEILNRYLPQMISAEEIKTAVEAAVAETGASGMADMGKVMGVLKTRLAGKADMGEVNKVLKAALTA; encoded by the coding sequence ATGAGCCTAAAAACACAATTAACCGAAGACATGAAAACCGCCATGCGTGCCAAAGACCAAGTATCTTTAAGCACCATCCGCCTGATTAATGCCGCCATCAAACAATTTGAAGTAGATGAGCGTACTGAGGCCGATGACGCCAAAGTCATCTCTATTCTGACCAAAATGGTGAAACAGCGCAAAGACAGTGCCAAAATTTATACCGAAGCCGGTCGTCAAGATTTGGCTGACAAAGAAAACGCGGAAATCGAAATCCTCAACCGCTACCTGCCGCAAATGATATCCGCAGAAGAAATCAAAACTGCCGTGGAAGCAGCCGTTGCAGAAACCGGTGCGTCAGGCATGGCCGATATGGGCAAAGTCATGGGCGTATTGAAAACCCGTCTGGCAGGCAAAGCCGATATGGGTGAAGTCAACAAGGTTTTGAAAGCCGCATTGACTGCCTAA
- a CDS encoding integration host factor subunit alpha — MTLTKAELADILVDKVSNVTKNDAKEIVELFFEEIRSTLARGEEIKISGFGNFQLRDKPQRPGRNPKTGEEVPITARRVVTFHASQKLKGMVEHYYDKQQ; from the coding sequence ATGACACTAACTAAAGCAGAATTGGCCGATATTTTGGTCGACAAAGTCAGCAACGTCACCAAAAATGATGCCAAAGAAATCGTCGAGCTCTTTTTTGAAGAAATCCGCAGCACTTTGGCGCGTGGTGAAGAAATTAAAATTTCCGGTTTTGGCAATTTCCAATTGCGCGATAAACCTCAACGCCCGGGCCGTAACCCTAAAACCGGCGAAGAAGTGCCGATTACCGCACGCCGTGTGGTAACTTTCCATGCCAGCCAAAAACTCAAAGGCATGGTGGAGCATTACTATGACAAACAACAATAA
- the pheT gene encoding phenylalanine--tRNA ligase subunit beta produces the protein MQFPYSWLKTQANPDLFADKLEHLLTMAGLEVEEIDTAAPAFSGVVVAEVKSVEKHPDADRLNVTQVDAGTGELVQIVCGAPNVKPGIKVPCSLPGAVLPGNFKIKPTKMRGVPSNGMLCSTNELGLPDDGVDGLHILPEDAPIGTNIREYLDLDDTLFTLKITPNRADCLSVKGIAREVSALTQCAFTPVEIQTASIGSEKKQAVRIDAPADCGRFISRVIENVNAKATTPDWMKQRLERSGIRSISALVDIGNYVMLEIGQPMHVFDADKLSGSLIVRRAQNGETLACLNEKTVTLVDNTLVVADEKGVLSLAGLMGGEASAVSDETQNIVLEAAWFTPEIIAGKSRQYGFGSDSSFRFERGVDYRLQADAIERATELVLQICGGAAGEMVEAQGKLPEAKQVELRLGRLKTVLGVEIPAEQVEIILQHLGLQPEKTAEGFRVTSPSFRFDIEIEADLIEEIGRVYGYENIPDDYTSGRLKMLALPETKRPRFAVYNEMAARGYREVVSYAFVDEQWEQDFAANTHPIRLQNPLAAQYAVMRSTLIGGLVEVLQNNLNRKQNRVRVFEIARVFRKDSADQFVQNERIGGLWYGSVLPEQWGEKTRNVDFYDMKADVESLLKNKEVSFVKTKHPALHPGRAANIVSDGKVVGFVGELHPKWLQKYDLPQAPLVFEIDMDAVLGREKTRYQTVSKFQPARRDLAFVMPEAVTHDDLLNALKAAANKLVQEISVFDVYRGTGVPEGMKSVAVKIILQDMENTLTDEVIEPLVAKMIKAAAEKDAQLRA, from the coding sequence ATGCAATTTCCTTATTCATGGCTGAAAACCCAAGCCAATCCTGATCTTTTTGCCGATAAACTGGAACATCTTTTGACCATGGCTGGTTTGGAAGTGGAAGAAATCGATACTGCCGCCCCTGCTTTCAGTGGCGTGGTTGTTGCCGAAGTAAAATCTGTTGAAAAGCATCCTGATGCAGACCGTTTGAACGTTACCCAAGTTGATGCCGGTACGGGCGAGTTGGTTCAGATTGTTTGTGGTGCGCCGAATGTCAAGCCGGGCATTAAAGTGCCGTGTTCGCTGCCGGGTGCCGTTTTGCCGGGCAATTTCAAAATTAAGCCGACTAAAATGCGCGGTGTGCCATCAAACGGTATGCTGTGTTCGACCAATGAATTGGGTTTGCCTGATGATGGTGTGGACGGTCTGCACATTCTGCCTGAAGATGCGCCTATCGGTACCAATATCCGTGAATACTTGGATTTGGACGATACGCTGTTTACGTTGAAAATTACGCCTAACCGCGCTGACTGCTTGAGCGTTAAGGGTATTGCGCGTGAGGTTTCTGCGTTGACTCAATGTGCGTTTACGCCTGTTGAAATTCAGACGGCCTCTATCGGCAGCGAGAAAAAACAGGCTGTCCGTATTGATGCACCGGCTGATTGCGGCCGTTTTATCAGCCGCGTTATTGAAAATGTCAACGCGAAAGCGACTACTCCTGATTGGATGAAACAACGTTTGGAACGCAGCGGTATCCGCAGTATTTCCGCATTGGTGGACATCGGCAACTATGTCATGCTGGAAATCGGTCAGCCGATGCATGTTTTCGATGCCGACAAGCTATCGGGCAGTTTGATTGTCCGCCGTGCTCAAAATGGCGAGACGTTGGCATGCCTGAACGAGAAGACCGTTACTTTGGTTGACAATACACTGGTAGTCGCTGATGAAAAAGGTGTGTTGAGCTTGGCCGGTTTGATGGGCGGTGAGGCAAGTGCGGTTTCTGATGAGACGCAAAATATTGTATTGGAAGCAGCTTGGTTTACCCCTGAGATTATTGCCGGTAAATCCCGTCAATACGGTTTTGGTTCGGATTCTTCTTTCCGCTTTGAACGCGGTGTGGATTACCGCTTGCAAGCTGATGCCATTGAGCGTGCTACCGAATTGGTGTTGCAGATTTGCGGTGGCGCGGCCGGTGAAATGGTTGAAGCACAAGGCAAATTGCCTGAGGCAAAACAGGTCGAATTGCGTTTGGGCCGTCTGAAAACGGTATTGGGCGTTGAAATTCCTGCCGAGCAAGTCGAAATTATCTTGCAACATTTGGGTTTGCAGCCTGAGAAAACCGCAGAAGGATTCCGTGTCACTTCTCCTAGCTTCCGTTTCGATATCGAGATCGAAGCCGATTTGATTGAAGAAATCGGCCGCGTTTACGGTTATGAAAATATTCCTGACGACTATACTTCAGGCCGTCTGAAAATGTTGGCATTGCCTGAAACCAAACGCCCGCGTTTTGCGGTTTATAACGAAATGGCGGCTCGCGGTTACCGCGAAGTGGTCAGCTATGCGTTTGTGGATGAGCAATGGGAGCAAGACTTTGCTGCCAATACCCATCCTATCCGCCTGCAAAATCCGTTGGCGGCGCAGTATGCCGTCATGCGTTCTACGCTTATCGGCGGTTTGGTGGAAGTTTTGCAAAACAATTTGAACCGTAAGCAAAACCGTGTACGCGTATTTGAAATTGCCCGCGTGTTCCGCAAAGATTCGGCTGATCAATTTGTTCAAAATGAACGGATCGGCGGTTTGTGGTATGGCTCCGTGTTGCCCGAGCAATGGGGTGAGAAAACACGCAACGTAGATTTCTACGATATGAAAGCCGATGTTGAGAGCCTTTTGAAAAACAAAGAGGTATCCTTTGTGAAGACCAAACATCCGGCATTGCATCCTGGACGTGCCGCCAATATTGTTTCAGACGGCAAAGTAGTTGGTTTTGTTGGCGAGTTGCATCCGAAATGGCTGCAAAAATATGATTTGCCACAAGCGCCGCTGGTGTTTGAAATCGATATGGATGCGGTATTGGGTCGTGAGAAAACCCGTTATCAAACCGTATCCAAATTCCAGCCTGCACGCCGAGATTTGGCATTTGTAATGCCTGAAGCTGTAACGCATGATGATTTGTTAAATGCCCTGAAAGCGGCGGCGAACAAGCTGGTTCAAGAAATCAGCGTATTTGACGTTTACCGCGGTACAGGCGTGCCTGAAGGCATGAAGAGCGTTGCCGTCAAAATCATTTTGCAGGATATGGAAAACACGCTGACAGATGAAGTCATCGAGCCTTTGGTTGCGAAAATGATTAAAGCCGCAGCCGAAAAAGACGCGCAACTTCGCGCTTAA
- a CDS encoding lytic transglycosylase domain-containing protein produces MNVQRLFPLSLSLITAAVLSACATQNTPTASKNESVVQPKSTSIPSRRADSESKVLSDYSQYQSAVDAAKRGDDAWVQQFLSQASDSAMAENVRNEWLKTLGARGQWDLFRQEFGKLNAAGVAQEVQCYADLSSGNYSKAAELVRVTGKLPAGCTRLVESAAASGRLNTNDAWRRVRGLLSNSQTTDARNLAAALGSPFEGGAQGATEYSLLSVIGKDARKSASAAATLSDMEPGLSREQRSFAWGVLGHYHAQSQNMPTALSYYGRVSDRKQLTDEQLEWYARAALRLQRWDELASVIQHMPEKLQKDPTWKYWLGRSFAAQGKSSQAKEMYEKAAASGRNFYAVLAGEELGRRINTRNNVSDADAKDVRRMSEDGAIKRALVLFKNSQSNGDSKMRRQAQAEWRFATRDFNEDNLLTAAQVAFDNQFYDMAINSADRTDHKLNYKLRYISPFKDLTVRYAAQAGIDPAWVYGLIRQESRFVMGAQSSVGAQGLMQVMPATAREIAGKIGMSSSELYTMDGNIRMGTWYMADAKRRLQNNEVMATAGYNAGPGRARNWQASSPLEGAIYAETIPFTETRDYVKKVMTNATYYASLFNEPQTSLKQRMGTVPGRY; encoded by the coding sequence ATGAACGTTCAACGTCTTTTCCCTCTCTCCCTCAGTTTGATTACCGCCGCTGTTTTATCGGCGTGCGCCACCCAAAACACACCGACTGCTTCGAAAAACGAAAGCGTCGTTCAGCCTAAATCCACTTCTATTCCTTCACGCCGCGCCGACAGCGAATCCAAAGTCCTGTCCGATTACAGCCAATACCAAAGCGCCGTCGATGCCGCCAAACGCGGTGACGATGCTTGGGTACAACAATTTTTATCCCAAGCCAGCGACAGCGCAATGGCTGAAAACGTCCGCAACGAATGGCTGAAAACCTTGGGCGCGCGCGGCCAGTGGGATTTGTTCCGTCAAGAATTCGGCAAATTGAATGCCGCCGGAGTTGCACAAGAAGTGCAATGTTATGCCGATTTGAGCAGCGGCAATTACAGCAAAGCCGCCGAGCTGGTTCGCGTGACCGGCAAACTGCCTGCCGGCTGTACACGCTTGGTTGAAAGCGCGGCAGCTTCAGGCCGTCTGAACACCAACGATGCATGGCGTCGCGTGCGCGGCTTGTTGAGCAACAGCCAAACCACGGATGCACGCAACCTCGCCGCCGCATTGGGCAGTCCGTTTGAAGGTGGTGCGCAAGGTGCGACCGAATACAGCCTGTTGAGCGTAATCGGCAAAGATGCACGCAAATCCGCTTCTGCCGCCGCTACCCTGTCCGACATGGAACCCGGCCTCAGCCGCGAACAGCGTAGCTTCGCATGGGGCGTATTGGGCCACTACCATGCACAAAGCCAAAACATGCCGACTGCTTTGAGCTACTACGGCCGCGTTTCCGACCGCAAGCAACTGACCGACGAGCAATTGGAATGGTACGCACGCGCCGCCTTGCGCCTGCAACGTTGGGACGAATTGGCAAGCGTGATTCAGCATATGCCTGAAAAACTGCAAAAAGACCCGACATGGAAATATTGGCTGGGCCGCAGCTTTGCCGCACAAGGCAAAAGCAGCCAAGCCAAAGAAATGTATGAAAAAGCCGCCGCTTCCGGCCGCAATTTCTACGCTGTATTGGCAGGTGAAGAGCTGGGCCGCCGCATCAATACGCGCAACAACGTTTCCGATGCCGATGCCAAAGACGTCCGCCGCATGAGCGAAGACGGCGCCATTAAACGCGCATTGGTTTTGTTTAAAAACAGCCAAAGCAACGGCGACTCTAAAATGCGCCGTCAGGCACAGGCAGAATGGCGTTTTGCCACCCGCGACTTCAACGAAGACAACCTGCTGACTGCCGCACAAGTCGCTTTTGACAACCAGTTCTACGACATGGCGATCAACAGCGCCGACCGTACCGACCACAAACTCAACTACAAACTGCGCTATATCTCTCCGTTTAAAGACCTGACCGTCCGCTATGCCGCACAGGCAGGCATTGACCCGGCATGGGTTTACGGTTTGATTCGTCAAGAGAGCCGTTTTGTCATGGGCGCGCAATCCAGCGTCGGCGCACAAGGCCTGATGCAGGTCATGCCTGCAACCGCCCGCGAAATCGCCGGCAAAATCGGCATGAGCAGCAGCGAACTCTACACCATGGACGGCAACATCCGCATGGGTACTTGGTACATGGCAGATGCCAAACGCCGCCTGCAAAATAACGAAGTGATGGCCACCGCAGGCTACAACGCCGGCCCAGGCCGCGCCCGCAACTGGCAGGCTTCTTCGCCGTTGGAAGGCGCGATTTACGCCGAAACCATCCCATTTACCGAAACCCGCGATTACGTGAAAAAAGTCATGACCAATGCGACTTATTACGCGTCATTGTTCAACGAACCGCAAACTTCGTTGAAACAACGTATGGGTACGGTTCCCGGCCGTTATTAA